The Octadecabacter arcticus 238 genome contains a region encoding:
- a CDS encoding 6,7-dimethyl-8-ribityllumazine synthase, translated as MQLQRIGPMTQKKNIAFIKAQWHADIVDQSLIGFREQHGDANSQIDVYDVPGAFEMPLLAKRLASSGRYSAVVCAAFVVDGGIYRHDFVSQAVVDGLMRVQLDTDVPVFSVSLTPHNFQDTNDYKAFFKKHFLKKGQEAAEAVHMMVSLGHIGRH; from the coding sequence ATGCAGTTACAAAGGATTGGTCCCATGACCCAAAAAAAGAACATCGCATTTATTAAAGCCCAGTGGCATGCAGACATTGTAGATCAATCCCTGATCGGATTTCGTGAACAGCACGGCGACGCGAACAGTCAGATCGATGTCTATGACGTGCCAGGTGCATTCGAGATGCCATTGCTCGCCAAACGATTGGCAAGTTCCGGCAGATACTCGGCGGTGGTATGTGCAGCGTTTGTCGTTGACGGTGGCATTTACCGGCACGATTTTGTCTCCCAGGCAGTCGTTGATGGCTTGATGCGCGTTCAACTGGATACAGACGTGCCAGTTTTTTCGGTTTCGCTGACACCCCATAATTTTCAAGACACCAATGACTACAAAGCCTTCTTCAAAAAACACTTTCTAAAAAAGGGGCAAGAAGCAGCTGAAGCTGTTCACATGATGGTCAGCCTCGGCCACATTGGAAGGCATTGA
- a CDS encoding alpha/beta fold hydrolase, giving the protein MSGVLRMPRMGETMEEGKLLAWLVEPGQPFKRGDPLLEVETDKTVVEFPALGDGILVDALVELGVMVDVGAPIAQIDVGDGPDWTGGDDDEAEEEKEVEATKVTDNAESEVVLALTETAPVKRMDGEKVRATPLARRAARKAEIELGRIVGTGRRGRIEHRDVIAATRLTPIGLQSGHGIAWLEKGLVSGTPIVLLHGFAADHSAWSGLQSQLARAGHRTFAVDLPAHGAAASQTSVSAELCDPLIRMVENTIGWKPIHIVAHSMGAIAAVKLAMARPTASITLIAPVGVGPTIDANFLHELSNPRSVETVARTLDRMTHGPNGLSDAAHEAIFKTLKEGRLSGLARSLAGASGQGADIRKELADLAKEVPVSMLLGHRDQIVRWSEALDISPLINIHHFANVGHMPHWEALPEVLAIIERKFQT; this is encoded by the coding sequence ATGAGTGGTGTCTTAAGAATGCCACGCATGGGTGAAACCATGGAAGAGGGCAAACTTTTGGCGTGGCTCGTAGAGCCTGGTCAGCCTTTCAAACGTGGAGATCCATTGCTCGAAGTGGAAACTGACAAAACCGTAGTTGAGTTTCCAGCTCTTGGAGACGGCATATTGGTGGATGCGCTGGTTGAATTGGGGGTCATGGTCGATGTGGGCGCACCGATTGCGCAGATCGATGTTGGCGATGGTCCTGACTGGACCGGCGGCGACGATGATGAGGCTGAGGAAGAGAAAGAGGTTGAAGCTACCAAGGTGACAGATAACGCTGAATCGGAAGTGGTTTTAGCCCTAACTGAGACCGCCCCAGTCAAGCGCATGGACGGTGAAAAGGTTCGAGCCACGCCTCTTGCCCGCCGTGCTGCTCGTAAAGCTGAAATTGAACTTGGTCGTATCGTGGGTACAGGACGACGGGGGCGCATTGAACATCGCGACGTGATTGCGGCAACTCGATTAACACCAATCGGGCTGCAATCCGGGCATGGCATCGCTTGGCTGGAAAAGGGCCTTGTATCTGGCACACCTATTGTTCTTTTGCATGGGTTTGCAGCCGATCATAGTGCTTGGTCTGGTCTTCAGTCGCAGCTGGCGCGTGCTGGCCACCGAACTTTCGCCGTCGACTTGCCTGCGCATGGCGCAGCCGCTTCACAAACGAGTGTTTCAGCTGAACTCTGTGACCCACTCATTCGAATGGTTGAAAATACTATTGGTTGGAAACCAATCCATATTGTCGCGCATTCTATGGGGGCTATAGCTGCAGTGAAGCTCGCGATGGCGCGCCCAACGGCGTCAATCACATTGATCGCGCCTGTTGGCGTTGGACCTACCATTGACGCAAATTTCCTCCATGAATTGTCCAATCCGCGTAGCGTGGAGACAGTGGCTCGGACGCTTGACCGCATGACACATGGACCGAACGGTCTTTCCGATGCAGCACATGAAGCGATCTTCAAGACGCTTAAGGAGGGTCGACTGTCCGGTCTTGCGCGATCGCTCGCGGGTGCGAGTGGACAAGGAGCCGACATTCGCAAAGAACTTGCTGATCTTGCTAAGGAAGTTCCTGTGTCAATGCTTCTGGGTCACCGCGACCAAATTGTGCGCTGGTCTGAGGCTCTTGATATTTCTCCTTTAATTAACATCCACCACTTCGCCAATGTGGGTCACATGCCCCATTGGGAGGCATTGCCTGAGGTCTTGGCAATTATTGAACGGAAATTTCAAACATGA
- a CDS encoding FGGY-family carbohydrate kinase, with translation MTYFLTVDGGTESLRARIYDLKGGCLGNVAVPYKTTFSAGARAEQNPSDWWTNFIKASRGAILEAGIEVAQVEAITCATTCCSVVALDKNGNALRPALIWMDVRANEEAESVLATGDDALRLNGGGQGPVSAEWMIPKALWLKRNEPDIYDKAHRICEYQDYMTYRLTGEWAASLNNVGLRWHYLNKDGGWATSLVETLGMEDILEKWPPRVAAPGEVIGTLTANAAHELGLPQSVKVVQGGADALIGMIGLGVAKPGQLALITGSSHLQFGVTETPLSAPGIWGAYSDIVYPNRYIVEGGQTSTGSIINWLGRLTGGLDFDELNARAAELSPGCDGLIVQDHFQGNRTPYTDPLSRGAIVGLNLSHEKHHIFRAMIEGIGFGTRAILDAFKHAGYESEEMTVGGGATASDLWLQIHADTAGVSVRVPASPDAPSTGSAVLAAYGAGHFVTIDEGIEAMVHEGRTIDPIAANVSRYEEIYAQYLALYPALNGVLR, from the coding sequence ATGACATATTTCTTAACAGTTGACGGCGGCACCGAAAGCCTTCGAGCTCGCATTTATGATTTAAAAGGCGGATGTCTTGGAAATGTCGCTGTTCCTTACAAAACGACATTTTCGGCTGGAGCCCGTGCAGAACAAAACCCTTCCGACTGGTGGACAAACTTTATCAAAGCGTCGCGCGGAGCTATCCTAGAAGCGGGAATCGAGGTGGCCCAAGTTGAGGCGATTACCTGTGCGACGACATGCTGCTCAGTTGTCGCTTTGGATAAAAACGGGAATGCTTTACGGCCTGCCCTTATCTGGATGGATGTCCGAGCAAATGAAGAGGCCGAGTCGGTTTTGGCCACTGGTGATGACGCTCTGCGGCTCAACGGCGGCGGTCAAGGCCCCGTTTCCGCTGAATGGATGATACCAAAGGCCTTGTGGCTTAAGCGGAACGAGCCAGACATATACGACAAGGCCCATCGGATTTGCGAATATCAGGATTACATGACCTACCGGCTTACCGGCGAGTGGGCCGCGAGTCTGAATAATGTTGGACTGCGCTGGCACTACCTAAACAAGGATGGCGGTTGGGCGACGTCGCTTGTTGAAACTTTGGGAATGGAAGACATACTTGAAAAGTGGCCGCCTCGTGTCGCGGCGCCAGGTGAGGTAATTGGAACACTAACCGCAAATGCGGCACATGAGCTGGGACTACCTCAATCAGTAAAGGTTGTTCAGGGTGGCGCCGACGCGTTGATAGGGATGATTGGTCTCGGGGTTGCAAAGCCAGGGCAACTTGCGCTCATTACTGGATCCTCACATCTGCAGTTTGGCGTGACAGAAACTCCGCTTAGTGCACCAGGAATCTGGGGGGCATACTCTGACATTGTCTACCCGAATAGGTATATTGTGGAAGGTGGCCAGACGTCCACCGGTTCGATCATCAACTGGTTGGGGCGGCTCACTGGAGGTCTAGACTTTGACGAGTTAAATGCACGGGCCGCCGAGTTATCGCCTGGATGCGATGGATTAATCGTTCAAGATCACTTTCAAGGCAATAGAACACCTTATACGGATCCCCTGTCGCGCGGAGCGATCGTTGGTCTTAACTTGTCTCATGAAAAGCATCATATTTTCAGAGCCATGATAGAGGGGATTGGGTTTGGAACACGCGCAATCTTAGATGCTTTCAAGCACGCTGGCTACGAAAGCGAAGAAATGACAGTAGGTGGAGGTGCTACGGCGTCGGATCTTTGGTTGCAGATACATGCAGACACCGCGGGCGTTTCGGTAAGGGTTCCGGCATCGCCCGATGCCCCATCCACTGGTTCCGCAGTATTGGCAGCGTATGGTGCGGGTCATTTCGTTACTATTGACGAGGGCATTGAGGCCATGGTTCATGAGGGCCGTACAATTGATCCAATCGCTGCCAATGTGTCGCGATATGAAGAAATCTATGCACAGTATCTCGCGCTCTATCCGGCGCTTAATGGCGTGCTCCGTTGA
- a CDS encoding DoxX family protein, protein MPSVLNYAAPLGRFLLSLIFIISGLGKIAGYAGAAQYMQAMGVPTGLLPVVILTEVACGIALLVGWQARIAAFLLAGFSLLSGILFHLIPAGGLEGMAAQAEITSFLKNVAIAGGLLMVTGTGAGGLSLDARRTGS, encoded by the coding sequence ATGCCATCTGTTCTGAACTACGCTGCGCCCCTAGGGCGGTTCCTTCTTTCCCTCATCTTCATCATTTCCGGTCTGGGCAAAATCGCAGGATATGCTGGTGCCGCGCAATATATGCAGGCGATGGGCGTGCCAACTGGGCTTCTTCCAGTCGTGATCCTGACTGAGGTCGCCTGCGGTATCGCGCTTCTTGTCGGCTGGCAGGCGCGGATCGCCGCGTTTCTGTTGGCGGGTTTCAGCCTTTTGTCCGGTATCCTGTTTCACCTGATCCCTGCAGGTGGCCTTGAAGGCATGGCCGCACAGGCCGAAATCACCAGCTTTCTGAAGAATGTCGCCATTGCCGGGGGCTTGCTGATGGTGACCGGTACCGGTGCAGGTGGTCTGTCACTGGACGCGCGGCGCACCGGTTCGTGA
- a CDS encoding ABC transporter permease: protein MTIETTAALAAPKPKLKSDWLLRYSTLIVLGVMFLGFALFVDRFFTVFNLANIMQQISILGIVGAGLTFGFAAKEIDLSVGFTLGLAGLLTPLLLVNDYGLLVAFTASISAGLLVGLVNGLLVTKVGIPSLIATLAMGSILYGVNFLITGGRAIYGGLPDAYLWLGQGRIGGFPVLAFFMLGAVGIAWVAMERTVFGRYIYAVGGNQKAAELSGIKVDFYRIASLVLVAVFAAVAGILLASRLGSGQPNVGERFLLDGLATVFIGMTMFRPGTATILGTFCGALFIGVINNGLNLMGMDTFIQSMVKGVIILVAVAVVSRTTKLSIL from the coding sequence ATGACAATTGAGACAACGGCAGCACTGGCAGCACCAAAACCGAAACTGAAAAGTGATTGGCTATTGCGATACTCAACGCTGATCGTTTTAGGGGTGATGTTTCTTGGATTTGCACTCTTCGTGGATCGGTTTTTCACCGTTTTCAACTTGGCGAATATTATGCAACAGATTTCCATATTGGGGATCGTTGGCGCAGGGCTAACTTTCGGTTTTGCGGCCAAGGAAATCGATTTGTCTGTCGGTTTCACCCTGGGCTTAGCGGGATTATTGACGCCACTATTGTTGGTCAACGATTACGGTTTGCTCGTTGCTTTCACAGCATCAATCAGTGCTGGACTATTGGTTGGTTTGGTCAATGGGCTTCTTGTCACAAAAGTAGGCATACCGTCGCTGATCGCCACGCTTGCGATGGGTTCGATCTTGTACGGCGTCAACTTTCTGATCACTGGGGGCCGTGCAATTTACGGCGGGCTGCCAGACGCCTATTTGTGGTTGGGGCAAGGTCGTATTGGGGGTTTTCCAGTTCTCGCATTTTTCATGTTGGGCGCCGTTGGGATCGCATGGGTTGCCATGGAGCGGACGGTATTTGGCAGGTATATTTATGCCGTTGGTGGCAATCAGAAAGCTGCAGAACTTTCAGGCATCAAAGTAGATTTCTACAGAATTGCATCCTTGGTGCTTGTCGCAGTCTTTGCGGCAGTTGCTGGAATCTTGCTCGCATCGCGCCTCGGCTCTGGTCAACCAAATGTGGGTGAACGATTTCTTCTCGATGGACTGGCCACAGTCTTTATTGGAATGACGATGTTTCGGCCAGGAACCGCAACCATCCTCGGAACCTTTTGTGGAGCCCTCTTTATTGGGGTCATCAACAATGGTTTGAATTTGATGGGCATGGATACGTTTATCCAATCCATGGTCAAGGGCGTCATCATTCTGGTTGCTGTCGCCGTGGTTTCACGAACAACAAAATTAAGCATTCTTTAA
- a CDS encoding sugar ABC transporter ATP-binding protein — protein sequence MSVVLCDIVMDFPGTRAIDCVSCEIRLDEVHGLIGENGAGKSTLMSILAGVQTPSSGVVELDGKPLELKSSGDALSEGIALVSQEGSLVQSLSGADNILLGDEPRRFGYLRQTMLNSRATELMAEWFPDVEIDLSIPVQMLDIADQKVIEIVRALRRDVRLVILDEPTATLQAREKEQLWKIIRRLPERGVGVVLISHFLSEVKELSDRITILRDGRKVATRVAAEIDISDMINMMLQRGMTGDNEQRANFPDVAAPVLSVSDWRVGAVSVDDFSICPGEVVGLIGLTGAGHFGFARSLFSGSGLTSGNLNLAGKKITKPTPRVMNNSGMGFVPDNRMENALLAEGTIRENLSLVHPEAGLRAGLLSPTKERAESRRVIGELSIRANSTGQTIKTLSGGNKQKVSLGKWLYGAADRYRLLIFIEPTEGVDIGAKQEIYKHIRGLAESGVAVIVASSDLLEIEKITHKVVPFSGGIPGKEIQSNDYSEARFIAAMTGETV from the coding sequence ATGAGTGTAGTGCTCTGCGACATCGTTATGGATTTTCCAGGCACACGTGCAATTGATTGTGTTTCGTGTGAAATTCGTCTGGATGAGGTCCACGGACTGATTGGTGAAAACGGCGCCGGTAAATCGACGTTGATGAGTATTCTGGCTGGTGTTCAAACGCCATCATCAGGTGTAGTGGAGCTCGACGGAAAACCTTTGGAACTAAAGTCGTCTGGTGACGCACTTTCGGAAGGTATTGCGCTTGTCAGTCAAGAGGGCAGTCTTGTGCAATCTCTGTCTGGTGCAGATAATATTTTACTTGGCGACGAGCCGCGGCGCTTTGGCTATTTGCGCCAAACGATGCTGAATAGTCGTGCAACAGAACTTATGGCTGAGTGGTTTCCTGACGTAGAAATTGATCTGAGTATTCCTGTTCAGATGTTGGATATTGCCGACCAAAAGGTCATCGAGATTGTGAGAGCGCTGAGGCGGGATGTGCGCTTGGTGATTCTGGATGAGCCAACGGCCACGCTTCAGGCGCGGGAGAAAGAACAGCTATGGAAGATTATCCGACGCTTGCCGGAGAGAGGCGTCGGTGTCGTTCTCATTAGCCATTTTCTATCGGAAGTTAAGGAATTATCTGACCGGATCACCATTCTAAGAGATGGTCGCAAAGTGGCTACGCGAGTAGCTGCGGAAATTGATATCTCGGACATGATAAATATGATGCTTCAACGCGGCATGACTGGCGACAATGAACAGCGAGCCAATTTTCCTGATGTTGCCGCGCCTGTACTTTCCGTATCTGACTGGCGGGTGGGGGCGGTGTCAGTAGATGACTTCTCGATCTGCCCGGGTGAAGTGGTGGGTCTTATAGGTCTTACCGGAGCAGGGCACTTTGGTTTTGCAAGGTCGCTCTTTAGCGGATCAGGTCTAACTTCTGGAAATCTAAACCTTGCTGGAAAGAAGATCACTAAACCGACGCCTCGGGTAATGAATAATTCGGGAATGGGCTTTGTTCCTGACAACCGAATGGAAAATGCTCTGTTAGCCGAAGGCACAATCCGTGAAAACTTATCGCTTGTCCACCCAGAAGCCGGGCTGCGCGCGGGCCTTCTGAGCCCAACAAAAGAAAGAGCGGAGTCTCGAAGAGTAATTGGTGAATTGAGCATTCGAGCAAATAGCACGGGGCAGACGATAAAAACACTATCGGGGGGCAATAAGCAAAAGGTTAGCCTTGGAAAGTGGCTTTATGGAGCGGCAGACCGGTACCGGTTACTAATTTTCATCGAACCCACAGAAGGCGTTGATATCGGGGCTAAGCAAGAAATCTATAAACATATTCGAGGTCTAGCAGAGAGTGGTGTAGCGGTCATTGTTGCGTCGTCGGACCTCTTAGAAATTGAGAAAATAACACATAAAGTTGTACCCTTTTCTGGCGGAATTCCAGGAAAAGAAATCCAATCAAATGACTATTCGGAGGCGCGATTTATTGCGGCGATGACAGGGGAAACAGTATGA
- a CDS encoding carboxymuconolactone decarboxylase family protein has protein sequence MIDAKEKLNAAKGRLGALAKETPDLFEGFIKISKTATREGQFTAAQKELVATAVAVTQGCDDCILYHVDAAKRLGADEAILIEALEVAVEMGGGPAVMYAGKALDAFRNL, from the coding sequence ATGATCGATGCCAAAGAAAAGCTGAATGCTGCAAAGGGCCGCCTCGGTGCGCTTGCCAAGGAAACGCCAGATCTCTTCGAGGGGTTCATCAAAATTTCCAAAACTGCAACGCGTGAAGGTCAGTTCACCGCCGCGCAAAAAGAGCTGGTCGCGACAGCCGTCGCTGTCACTCAGGGCTGCGACGACTGTATTCTCTATCATGTCGACGCCGCAAAACGGCTTGGAGCGGATGAAGCCATTTTGATAGAGGCGCTTGAAGTCGCGGTGGAGATGGGCGGTGGCCCGGCAGTGATGTATGCTGGCAAGGCATTGGATGCATTTCGCAACCTATAA
- a CDS encoding sugar-binding transcriptional regulator: MTRAAWLYYVGGLNQEATSKHMGLTRARVNKLLSQARDTGLVTIAINERDVGLLAEEEVIRAEFGLEFCLTTPKIGLSDVDADAEARIAFSMVGAAAGQYLRDRLSSNPEMIIGTGWGRTLAHVSRSLSGVSAPKAKFFSLMGSLSSNSSFSPFEVVHAIAQATGAEGYFLPAPFIADSESDRDVFLSQRVVLETMELAKRADLAFVSVGELTETSLLRTQKMISEEEIASLRDLGAVGDTNGIFFDQNGKAVDHDLNRRSVAIGLTLLARTKTVALSAGRRKLSATQAILRSGAIKGLIIDGDSAVHLYQSIQKRK, translated from the coding sequence ATGACCCGAGCCGCTTGGCTCTACTACGTTGGTGGCCTCAACCAGGAGGCCACCTCTAAACATATGGGTTTGACTCGAGCACGCGTAAACAAACTGCTCTCCCAAGCTCGAGATACCGGCTTGGTCACCATTGCGATCAATGAACGCGATGTTGGCCTTTTAGCCGAAGAAGAGGTAATTCGAGCCGAGTTCGGGCTTGAGTTCTGCCTTACCACCCCAAAGATCGGTTTGTCGGACGTTGATGCTGACGCCGAAGCTCGAATCGCCTTCAGTATGGTTGGCGCCGCAGCAGGACAGTATCTTCGCGACCGCCTTTCATCAAACCCAGAGATGATCATAGGGACTGGATGGGGCCGAACACTGGCGCACGTCAGCCGAAGTCTGTCAGGCGTTTCAGCCCCAAAAGCGAAATTTTTCAGCTTGATGGGGTCGCTGTCCAGCAACTCTTCGTTCAGCCCATTCGAAGTTGTTCATGCCATTGCCCAAGCAACTGGTGCAGAGGGGTATTTTTTGCCGGCACCTTTCATCGCCGATAGCGAAAGCGACCGAGATGTGTTTCTTTCTCAAAGGGTGGTCTTGGAGACGATGGAGCTCGCTAAACGGGCTGACCTCGCATTTGTCTCTGTTGGCGAACTGACAGAGACCTCACTCTTGAGAACTCAAAAGATGATAAGCGAAGAAGAGATCGCATCCCTACGCGACTTAGGTGCCGTCGGCGATACCAATGGCATCTTCTTTGATCAGAACGGTAAAGCCGTTGATCATGACCTCAATCGCCGTTCAGTCGCTATTGGATTGACACTCCTTGCGAGAACAAAAACTGTCGCGCTCTCCGCTGGCCGCAGGAAACTTAGTGCTACCCAGGCAATTCTGAGAAGCGGTGCAATTAAAGGTCTCATCATAGATGGTGACAGTGCAGTTCATCTTTACCAATCAATTCAAAAAAGGAAGTAG
- a CDS encoding sugar ABC transporter substrate-binding protein, whose protein sequence is MNKHTFAVIAAALTIGAPALAQDIAWVQSSAASQSEQRVKAGFEAWLAESGSDWNISYLDSQGSGDAIASNIQNATARGVDAIVVTMADLRASTAAISEAAAAGIPIFSVDSGYVEGALVDITTNNWAMSASVSPYLLDQLGGQGDIIFLRMASHHGTRKRSDVMEDVLREYGDINVLAMHDIDITAFFEDTTNQMQDYVARFGDDIDAVWAPWDEPAQAAINVMTAAGLTDVKVIGIDGHPQAIAEVCMEGSMMIATVSQPFEGMGVQVAGWISDIVVDGKDAASVIPSDTVYMDAPLVTKENCADFM, encoded by the coding sequence ATGAACAAACATACATTTGCGGTTATTGCCGCAGCGCTGACAATTGGCGCACCAGCTCTTGCTCAAGATATTGCTTGGGTTCAATCCAGCGCTGCGTCTCAATCAGAACAGCGTGTAAAAGCTGGCTTTGAGGCTTGGCTTGCTGAGAGCGGAAGTGACTGGAATATCAGTTATCTCGATTCTCAGGGATCGGGTGATGCGATTGCATCCAACATTCAAAACGCAACTGCGCGGGGCGTTGACGCGATTGTGGTGACGATGGCTGATCTTCGTGCATCTACAGCTGCGATTTCTGAAGCGGCCGCTGCCGGAATTCCAATTTTCTCAGTTGATTCGGGCTACGTTGAGGGCGCGTTGGTTGATATCACAACCAACAATTGGGCAATGTCGGCAAGCGTTTCACCTTACCTTCTTGACCAGCTCGGTGGTCAAGGTGACATCATTTTCCTGCGTATGGCATCACACCACGGTACGCGGAAGCGTAGTGATGTGATGGAAGATGTCCTAAGAGAATATGGCGACATTAATGTACTTGCAATGCATGACATCGATATCACGGCCTTCTTTGAGGATACAACCAACCAGATGCAGGACTATGTTGCGCGCTTTGGCGACGACATTGACGCGGTTTGGGCGCCTTGGGATGAGCCAGCGCAAGCAGCAATCAATGTCATGACAGCCGCAGGTCTGACCGACGTTAAGGTCATCGGCATCGATGGGCACCCACAAGCTATTGCTGAAGTCTGCATGGAAGGCAGCATGATGATCGCGACTGTGTCGCAGCCGTTTGAAGGCATGGGCGTGCAAGTTGCAGGTTGGATTTCGGACATAGTCGTTGATGGCAAGGATGCCGCGTCAGTTATTCCGTCCGATACTGTCTACATGGATGCTCCGCTAGTTACCAAAGAAAACTGCGCGGACTTTATGTAG
- a CDS encoding thiamine pyrophosphate-dependent dehydrogenase E1 component subunit alpha produces the protein MTQMTKTEGSNKSNSDLLSHYTQMRRVRTFEDRVGELYLRGASAGSMLHLSIGEESAAVGVCSAMRDGDTFTTHHRGHGIFLARGADPNRMMSEIGGKETGYCRGKGGSMHIADMSLGHLGANAIVGGGIPAIVGAALVAKHRKTGAVSIAFFGDGAMQQGVLYESMNMAALWDLPAIFVCINNQWGMGTRIDQATKSTKLHERARAFGLNAETVDGRDVLDVVEAANRIVDGARAGTPGFLAIDCYRFYGHGRKDKSPYRSDEEEAEGRAKDPVEFSRRMLIKNGVNVEELDAVDAKIDAEMDATIEFTIKSEEPALNTMFRDVFAPGQPEPEPVTTRIDRVLSKEQY, from the coding sequence ATGACGCAAATGACTAAAACCGAGGGCTCTAACAAGAGCAATTCCGATCTTCTCAGCCATTATACCCAAATGCGCCGCGTGCGGACTTTTGAGGACCGCGTTGGAGAGCTTTATCTACGTGGCGCGAGCGCGGGTTCAATGTTGCACCTTTCCATTGGTGAGGAAAGCGCGGCAGTTGGCGTTTGTTCAGCGATGCGCGACGGTGACACGTTTACGACCCACCACCGAGGACATGGAATTTTCTTGGCTCGTGGTGCTGATCCAAACCGGATGATGTCGGAAATCGGAGGCAAGGAAACAGGGTATTGCCGCGGTAAAGGCGGGTCAATGCACATCGCTGACATGAGCTTGGGCCACCTTGGAGCGAACGCGATTGTTGGTGGAGGTATCCCTGCTATTGTAGGAGCAGCACTTGTTGCCAAACACCGCAAGACTGGGGCTGTATCAATTGCCTTTTTTGGCGATGGTGCCATGCAGCAAGGCGTCCTCTACGAGTCAATGAATATGGCAGCGCTTTGGGATCTGCCGGCGATCTTTGTTTGTATTAATAATCAGTGGGGCATGGGTACACGGATCGATCAGGCAACTAAATCGACCAAACTTCACGAAAGGGCGCGGGCATTTGGGTTAAATGCTGAAACGGTTGATGGGCGCGACGTCCTTGACGTTGTTGAGGCTGCAAACCGGATCGTAGACGGTGCGCGTGCAGGAACACCTGGTTTCCTGGCAATTGATTGTTATCGTTTCTATGGTCATGGCCGCAAAGACAAAAGTCCTTACCGTAGTGATGAAGAGGAAGCGGAGGGCCGAGCTAAGGATCCTGTCGAATTTTCACGTAGGATGCTTATAAAGAATGGCGTGAACGTGGAAGAGTTGGATGCTGTGGACGCAAAAATTGATGCTGAAATGGACGCAACAATCGAATTCACCATCAAATCTGAAGAGCCTGCGCTGAACACGATGTTTCGCGATGTTTTCGCCCCGGGTCAACCCGAACCAGAACCCGTAACCACACGCATCGATCGCGTGCTCTCGAAGGAGCAATACTAA
- a CDS encoding alpha-ketoacid dehydrogenase subunit beta, protein MPKLAYRDALKQALIDSMREDPDIFVIGEEVGRYGGAYGVTKGMIEEFGAERLIDTPISEPSIVGTAVGAAMAGMRPVAELMYVDFIGMTMDQLCNQAAKIRYMFGGQIGVPMVLRTQGGTGRSAGAQHSQSLEAYVMHTPGLRLAMPATVYDAYHLLRQALTQPDPVVFIEHKSLYAMTEDVDLTLPPPEWGKAVVRRQGKDLVIVTYSRQVHYVMQAAEELSKVGIEVTVIDLRTLNPLDFDTIRAEVEKVGKAMVVSEGVMTSGVAAELSARITEECFDFLEEPVIRVAGEDIPISVSIELEKNSVPTTKFVVETARKLLA, encoded by the coding sequence ATGCCTAAACTTGCTTACCGGGACGCTTTGAAGCAGGCGTTGATCGATTCAATGCGTGAGGATCCAGACATCTTTGTTATCGGCGAAGAGGTCGGACGTTATGGTGGGGCCTACGGCGTCACCAAAGGAATGATTGAGGAGTTTGGTGCTGAGCGCCTCATAGACACTCCGATTTCGGAGCCTTCGATTGTTGGTACTGCGGTCGGTGCGGCGATGGCGGGTATGCGCCCTGTTGCCGAATTAATGTATGTTGATTTCATTGGAATGACTATGGACCAACTTTGCAACCAAGCGGCCAAAATCCGCTACATGTTCGGAGGGCAGATTGGAGTTCCGATGGTACTGCGTACCCAAGGCGGTACGGGACGTTCAGCGGGGGCACAGCATAGTCAGTCGCTTGAAGCATACGTTATGCACACACCTGGACTTCGTCTTGCAATGCCAGCAACAGTTTACGACGCATACCATTTATTGCGCCAAGCTCTAACCCAGCCGGATCCAGTTGTATTTATCGAACACAAGAGCCTTTACGCGATGACTGAGGACGTGGATCTCACATTGCCACCGCCGGAATGGGGTAAGGCTGTTGTGCGTCGTCAGGGAAAGGACTTGGTAATCGTCACTTACTCTCGTCAGGTGCACTATGTGATGCAGGCGGCAGAAGAGCTATCTAAGGTTGGTATTGAAGTGACTGTGATCGATCTGCGCACACTCAACCCTCTAGATTTTGACACCATACGAGCGGAAGTCGAAAAGGTTGGTAAGGCCATGGTCGTCTCAGAAGGTGTAATGACATCCGGTGTTGCTGCTGAGCTGTCTGCACGGATCACCGAGGAATGCTTTGACTTCCTGGAAGAACCCGTGATCCGTGTCGCCGGCGAGGATATCCCAATTTCGGTATCCATTGAACTTGAGAAAAACTCTGTTCCGACTACAAAATTTGTGGTCGAAACTGCGCGGAAACTTCTGGCATGA